In a genomic window of Lepisosteus oculatus isolate fLepOcu1 chromosome 3, fLepOcu1.hap2, whole genome shotgun sequence:
- the gmfg gene encoding glia maturation factor gamma, whose product MSDSLVVCEVDEGLKEKLKKFRFRKETNNAAIIMKIDKDKQLVILEEEYEDISLDDLKNELPERQPRFIVYSYKYVHEDGRVSYPLCFIFCSPVGCKPEQQMMYAGSKNRLVQAAELTKVFETRNAEDLTEEWLKAKLAFFR is encoded by the exons ATG TCAGACTCCCTGGTGGTGTGTGAGGTGGACGAGGGCCTGAAGGAAAAGCTGAAGAAGTTCCGGTTCCGCAAGGAAACCAACAATGCTGCCATCATCA TGAAAATCGACAAGGACAAGCAGCTAGTGATCCTAGAGGAAGAATATGAA GACATTTCCCTAGACGATCTAAAGAATGAGCTTCCTGAACGGCAACCAAG ATTCATAGTCTACAGCTATAAGTATGTCCACGAAGACGGCAGGGTGTCCTACCCTTTGTGCTTCATTTTTTGCAGCCCTGTGG GCTGCAAGCCGGAGCAGCAGATGATGTACGCAGGAAGCAAGAACAGGCTGGTCCAAGCTGCGGAACTCACCAAG GTCTTTGAGACCCGGAACGCTGAAGACTTGACGGAGGAGTGGCTAAAAGCAAAGCTCGCCTTTTTCCGCTAA